A single Mangifera indica cultivar Alphonso chromosome 20, CATAS_Mindica_2.1, whole genome shotgun sequence DNA region contains:
- the LOC123204301 gene encoding MDIS1-interacting receptor like kinase 2-like, whose amino-acid sequence MRLSALQRVFSLVFLLLFVVMSHSSPGIASNCTQEALALLKWKASLQNQSHSILPSWTLSYADATNTSTHLKTKISPCTWFGISCNRAGSITSINLTSAGLKGTLHELSFSLFPNLARIDLSGNELFGVIPPQISHLKNIEVIYLYTNKLSGSIPKEIGNLNSLTDLALGQNQLSGFIPHTIGNLSNLKVLYLHTNNLSGIIPKEIGNLKSISDLELSTNQLSGHIPHSIGNLSNLKVLYLYSNNLSSTIPEAISNLKFILDLELGINKLSGPIPHSIGNLSNLKVLYLHSNNLSGTIPKAIGNLKFVSALNLGENQLSGPIPRSIGNLSNIKLLSFLSNNLSGIIPYEVGNLLKLVKLELAYNHFTGYLPRNICRSGSLIHFSVGENNFLGRIPQDLRDCKSLIRVRLEKNQFIGNISQDFGVYLNLTFIDLSHNKFYGEISSTWGRSSQLGTLNVSGNNITGSIMPQIQNFVKLHELDLSSNHLIGEIPMELRKLTSLNKLVLTGNQLSGGIPNEVGLLTELEYLDLSINRLGKSIPRELGNLSRLHYLNLRNNKFSLEIPFQLGDLIQLSELDLSHNSLEGEIPSQICKMESLEYLNLSYNNLSGFIPSRFEDMHGLSCIDISYNKLHGPIPNNKAFREAPIEALQGNKGLCGDVSGFTPCNNTLTSQKHVLGKRLVISFVALGALALLIVVTIMFFCFRGMKQELPKEHGRVNKDKFLSVLNFDGKTMFEEIVSATENFNAKYCIGSGGSGNVYRAQVLSGVIFAVKKFHSFHLDEVGDQKEFLNEIRSLSEIRHRNIVKFFGFCVHSQHFLSIYEYLERGSLATCLNNEATVRELDWVKRVNILKCVAEALSYLHHGCSQPVVHRDISSKNVLLDSEYEAHVSDFGIAKFLKPDSSNWTQLAGTYGYIAPELAYTTKVTEKCDIYSFGVLALEVIKGNHPGDIIPSLSSSFTWENMLLNNILDPRLPLPSPIVQDQLMVVIKLAIDCLGANPKYRSTMDMVCRMF is encoded by the exons ATGAGGTTGTCAGCTTTGCAGAGagttttttcacttgttttcCTGCTCTTGTTTGTTGTTATGTCTCATTCTTCACCTGGTATTGCTTCTAATTGTACTCAAGAAGCACTAGCTCTTCTCAAATGGAAAGCCAGCCTTCAAAACCAGAGTCATTCTATTCTGCCATCATGGACTCTTTCTTATGCAGATGCCACAAATACTTCTACCCACCTCAAAACCAAGATAAGTCCATGTACTTGGTTTGGAATCTCTTGCAATCGTGCTGGAAGTATCACAAGTATTAACTTGACCAGTGCAGGTCTAAAAGGTACGCTTCATGAACTATCTTTCTCATTATTTCCCAATCTTGCACGCATTGATCTAAGTGGGAATGAACTCTTTGGTGTTATCCCTCCTCAAATCAGTCACCTAAAAAATATAGAGGTCATTTACCTCTATACAAATAAGTTATCTGGCTCTATTCCTAAAGAGATAGGTAACTTGAACTCCCTAACAGATTTAGCTTTGGGACAAAATCAATTGAGTGGTTTTATTCCTCATACCATTGGAAACCTGAGTAACTTAAAAGTCTTATACCTCCACACCAATAACCTTTCTGGTATCATTCCTAAAGAGATAGGCAACTTGAAGTCTATTTCAGATCTAGAGTTGAGTACAAATCAACTGAGTGGTCATATTCCTCATTCCATTGGAAACCTAagcaatttgaaagttttatacCTTTACAGCAACAACCTCTCTAGCACCATTCCTGAGGCAATAAGCAACTTAAAGTTCATTTTAGATTTAGAGTTGGGTATAAATAAACTGAGTGGTCCTATTCCTCATTCCATTGGAAACCTAagcaatttgaaagttttatacCTTCATAGCAACAACCTCTCTGGCACCATTCCTAAGGCAATAGGTAACTTAAAGTTTGTTTCGGCActaaatttgggtgaaaatCAGTTGAGTGGCCCTATTCCTCGCAGCATTGGAAATCTAAGCAACATAAAACTTTTGTCTTTTCTCAGCAACAACCTTTCTGGAATCATTCCATATGAAGTTGGAAATCTCTTGAAGTTGGTTAAACTAGAGTTGGCTTATAATCACTTTACTGGTTATCTTCCTCGTAATATTTGTCGAAGTGGATCACTTATCCACTTTTCTGTTGGTGAGAACAATTTTCTTGGTCGTATCCCCCAAGATTTGAGAGATTGCAAAAGCTTAATTAGAGTCCGCCTCGAAAAGAACCAATTTATTGGAAACATTTCTCAAGATTTTGGTGTCTATCTAAATCTTACTTTCATAGATCTCAGTCACAACAAATTTTATGGTGAAATCTCGTCTACTTGGGGAAGGTCCTCTCAGTTAGGTACTTTAAATGTCTCTGGAAACAATATTACTGGGAGCATTATgccacaaattcaaaatttcgtCAAACTACATGAACTTGAcctttcttcaaatcatttaattGGAGAGATTCCAATGGAACTTAGAAAGCTGACTTCTCTTAACAAGCTTGTTTTAACAGGGAATCAACTCTCTGGAGGTATACCTAATGAAGTTGGCCTACTCACAGAACTTGAGTACCTTGACTTGTCCATAAATCGATTAGGCAAGTCAATCCCAAGAGAATTAGGGAACCTGTCAAGATTGCACTACTTGAATTTGAGAAACAATAAGTTTAGTCTCGAAATTCCATTTCAATTGGGTGATTTGATTCAACTCTCAGAACTAGACTTGAGTCACAATTCACTCGAAGGAGAGATACCGTCTCAGATTTGTAAAATGGAAAGTTTAGAATATCTAAATCTTTCCTACAATAACCTTTCTGGTTTCATCCCAAGTCGTTTTGAAGATATGCATGGATTGTCATGTATTGACATATCTTATAACAAGTTACATGGTCCAATTCCTAACAACAAAGCATTTCGAGAAGCTCCAATTGAAGCATTACAAGGGAATAAAGGATTGTGTGGCGATGTTAGTGGATTTACACCTTGTAATAACACTCTCACTTCACAAAAGCATGTCCTAGGAAAGAGGTTGGTAATTTCCTTTGTTGCTTTGGGAGCGCTTGCTCTTCTAATTGTTGTGACAATAATGTTCTTTTGTTTTCGAGGAATGAAACAAGAATTACCAAAAGAACATGGAAGGGTGAATAAGGATAAATTTCTTTCagtattaaattttgatggaaaaacaatgtttgaagaaattgtaagtGCAACAGAGAATTTTAATGCCAAGTATTGCATCGGGAGTGGTGGGTCTGGCAATGTTTATAGAGCACAAGTTCTATCAGGGGTTATTTTTGCAGTAAAGAAATTTCACTCATTTCATCTTGATGAGGTAGGTGACCAAAAAgagtttttaaatgaaataaggTCATTATCAGAGATACGACATCgaaatattgtaaaattttttggtttttgtgtaCATTCTCAACACTTTCTTTCAATTTATGAGTATCTTGAAAGAGGTAGCTTAGCCACATGCTTGAATAATGAAGCTACAGTAAGAGAATTAGATTGGGTTAAAAGagtaaatatcttaaaatgtgTGGCTGAAGCCTTGTCTTACCTACACCATGGTTGCTCCCAACCAGTAGTCCATCGAGACATATCAAGCAAAAATGTGTTGTTAGATTCAGAATATGAAGCTCATGTTTCAGACTTTGGAATTGCAAAATTTCTCAAGCCAGACTCATCCAATTGGACACAACTTGCAGGCACATATGGGTATATTGCACCtg AATTGGCTTACACGACAAAGGTAACTGAGAAATGCGATATATATAGCTTTGGAGTGTTAGCATTAGAAGTGATAAAAGGAAATCATCCTGGCGATATCATTCCTTCTCTATCCTCTTCTTTCACTTGGGAGAACATGTTGTTGAACAATATTTTGGATCCACGTCTTCCACTTCCTTCGCCTATTGTTCAAGATCAACTAATGGTAGTCATAAAGCTAGCAATTGATTGCTTGGGTGCCAATCCAAAATACAGGTCGACCATGGACATGGTTTGTCGTATGTTTTGA